Proteins encoded in a region of the Lathamus discolor isolate bLatDis1 chromosome Z, bLatDis1.hap1, whole genome shotgun sequence genome:
- the PDE6B gene encoding rod cGMP-specific 3',5'-cyclic phosphodiesterase subunit beta: MSISEDDVEKFLDSNPAFAKQYFEKKQGTESWNNNECEILFELIQDMQESINMEKVVFKTLRRIRSLIHADRCSLFMYRQRNGTPELATRLFNIQEGSTLEDCLVPPDCEIVYPLDLGIVGYVAQTKKTMNIKDVSECAQFSSFVDELTDYTTKSILATPILNGKDLVAVILALNKLNGPYFTSSDEALFLKYLNFASLNLKIYHLSYLHNCETRRGQVLLWSANKVFEELTDIERQFHKAFYTVRAYLNCDRYSVGLLDMTKQKEFFDLWPVLLGEVPPYSGPRTPDGREIVFYKVIDYILHGKEDIKVIPNPTPDHWALVTGLPTYVAESGFICNIMNAAADEMFNFQEGPLDESGWTIKNVLSMPIVNKKEEIVGVVTFYNRKDGKPFDEQDETLMESLTQFLGWSVLNTDTYDKMNKLENRKDIAQDMVLYHVKCDKDEIQEILPTREKLGKEPSECEEDELASILKEELPGPTKFEIYEFRFSDFDCTELELVKCGIQMYYELGVVKKFQIPQEVLVRFVYSVSKGYRKITYHNWRHGFNVAQTMFTLLMTGKLKRYYTDLEALAMVTAALCHDIDHRGTNNLYQMKSQNPLAKLHGSSILERHHLEFGKFLLSEESLNICQNLNRRQHEHMIHLMDIAIIATDLALYFKKRTMFQKIVDESKTYDSTTAWTEYLSLETTKKEVVMAMMMTACDLSAITKPWEVQSKVALLVAAEFWEQGDLEISVLQQQPIPMMDRRKAAELPKLQVGFIDFVCTFVYKEFSRFHEEIQPMLDGLLNNRNEWKTRADEYDAKMKALEEEKKKEEEKMAANKDGITCNGGTATASKTCSIL; the protein is encoded by the exons ATGAGCATTAGTGAAGACGATGTGGAGAAGTTTCTTGATAGCAACCCTGCTTTTGCGAAGCAGTACTTTGAGAAGAAACAAGGAACAGAGTCCTGGAATAACAATGAGTGTGAAATCCTTTTTGAGTTGATCCAAGACATGCAAGAAAGCATCAACATGGAGAAAGTGGTTTTCAAGACCTTGAGAAGAATCAGGTCCCTTATTCACGCTGACCGCTGTAGTCTTTTCATgtacaggcagagaaatggCACACCTGAACTGGCAACAAGGCTCTTCAACATCCAAGAGGGAAGTACCCTGGAGGATTGCCTGGTTCCCCCAGACTGCGAGATTGTCTATCCACTGGACTTAGGCATTGTGGGCTATGTTGCGCAAACCAAGAAAACCATGAACATCAAGGATGTCAGTGAG TGTGCCCAGTTCAGTTCATTTGTTGACGAGCTCACCGACTACACTACGAAAAGCATCCTTGCAACACCCATCTTGAATGGCAAAGATTTAGTTGCTGTTATTCTGGCTCTTAACAAGCTCAATGGTCCATACTTCACCAGCTCTGACGAAGCA ctttttctgaagTACCTGAATTTTGCTTCCTTGAACTTGAAAATTTATCACTTGAGTTATCTTCACAATTGTGAGACTCGAAGAGGCCAG GTGCTGTTGTGGTCAGCCAACAAGGTTTTTGAGGAGCTGACAGACATTGAGAGGCAGTTCCACAAAGCTTTTTACACAGTGAGGGCATACCTGAACTGTGACCGGTACTCAGTAGGTCTCCTGGACATGACAAAGCAGAAG GAATTTTTTGACCTGTGGCCAGTCCTGCTGGGAGAAGTTCCCCCCTACTCAGGACCTCGCACCCCAGATGGCAGG gAAATAGTCTTTTACAAGGTCATTGATTATATATTACATGGAAAAGAAGACATCAAAGTCATCCC AAATCCTACCCCAGATCACTGGGCGCTGGTTACTGGACTGCCAACCTACGTGGCTGAAAGTGGATTT ATTTGCAACATTATGAATGCTGCTGCAGATGAGATGTTTAATTTTCAG GAAGGTCCTCTAGATGAATCAGGATGGACTATCAAAAATGTTCTCTCCATGCCAATAGtgaacaaaaaggaagaaattgttgGCGTTGTCACATTTTATAACAGAAAAGATGGGAAACCATTTGATGAACAAGATGAGACCCTCATGGAG TCCTTGACACAGTTCCTGGGTTGGTCTGTACTCAACACAGACACATATGATAAGATGAACAAGCTGGAGAACAGGAAAGACATTGCTCAGGATATGGTGCTCTACCACGTGAAGTGTGACAAGGATGAAATCCAGGAAATTCTG CCAACACGAGAAAAGCTGGGGAAGGAGCCAAGCGAGTGTGAGGAAGATGAGCTGGCAAGCATCCTG AAAGAAGAACTCCCGGGGCCCACCAAGTTTGAAATCTATGAGTTCAGGTTCTCTGATTTCGACTGCACTGAGCTAGAGCTGGTGAAGTGTGGCATTCAGATGTACTACGAGCTCGGCGTGGTGAAGAAGTTCCAGATCCCACAGGAG GTACTGGTAAGGTTTGTGTACTCCGTCAGCAAAGGCTACCGGAAGATAACTTACCACAACTGGCGCCATGGTTTCAACGTTGCGCAGACCATGTTCACTCTCCTGATG ACTGGCAAACTGAAGCGGTATTACACAGACCTCGAGGCCCTTGCAATGGtaactgctgctctgtgccatgATATTGACCACAGGGGAACCAACAACCTTTACCAAATGAA ATCTCAAAATCCTTTAGCTAAACTTCATGGATCCTCCATTTTAGAGAGACACCACTTGGAATTTGGAAAATTCTTGCTCTCTGAAGAG tcGCTGAATATATGTCAGAACCTCAACCGCAGACAGCATGAGCACATGATTCACCTGATGGATATTGCCATTATAGCCACAGACCTGGCACTCTACTTCAA aaagagaacaatgtttCAGAAGATTGTTGACGAGTCCAAGACATATGATAGCACGACTGCCTGGACTGAATACCTGTCTCTGGAGACAACAAAGAAAGAGGTTGTCAT GGCCATGATGATGACTGCCTGTGATTTGTCAGCAATCACAAAGCCCTGGGAAGTCCAGAGTAAG GTAGCTCTGCTGGTAGCAGCTGAGTTCTGGGAGCAAGGAGACTTAGAAATAAGCGTCCTTCAGCAACAGCCTATT CCCATGATGGACCGAAGGAAAGCTGCTGAGCTTCCAAAGCTTCAAGTGGGTTTCATCGACTTTGTGTGCACATTTGTCTATAAG GAATTTTCCCGTTTCCATGAGGAAATTCAGCCTATGCTTGATGGGCTGCTGAACAACAGAAATGAGTGGAAGACCCGTGCTGATGAGTATGATGCAAAAATGAAAGctctggaggaagagaagaaaaaagaggaagagaagatggCTGCAAATAAAG ATGGAATAACCTGCAATGGAGGAACAGCTACAGCTTCCAAAACCTGTAGCATACTTTAG